The Apis mellifera strain DH4 linkage group LG13, Amel_HAv3.1, whole genome shotgun sequence genome includes a region encoding these proteins:
- the arm gene encoding armadillo segment polarity protein isoform X2 gives MSYQMSSNQSRPMSHGNYQGLGDLPMGSAKEQTLMWQQNSYLGDSGIHSGAVTQAPSLSGKEDDEMEGDQLMFDLDQGFAQGFTQDQVDEMNQQLNHTRSQRVRAAMFPETLEEGIEIPSTQYDPAQPTAVQRLAEPSQMLKHAVVNLINYQDDADLATRAIPELIKLLNDEDQVVVSKAAMVVHQLSKKEASRHAIMNSSQMVAALVRAISNSDDLESTKAAVGTLHNLSHHRQGLLAIFKSGGIPALVKLLSSPMESVLFYAITTLHNLLLHQDGSKMAVRLAGGLQKMVALLQRDNVKFLAIVTDCLQILAYGNQESKLIILASQGPIELVRIMRSYDYEKLLWTTSRALKVLSVCLSNKPVIVEAGGMQALAMHLGNPSQRLVQNCLWTLRNLSDAGTKVDGLEGLLQSLVQVLSSTDVNVVTCAAGILSNLTCNNQRNKVTVCQVGGVDALVRTIIYADSREEISEPAVCALRHLTSRHVEAEMAQNSVRLNYGIQVIVKLLHPPSRWPLVKAVIGLIRNLALCPANHGPLRDHGAIHHLVRLLMRAFPETQRQQRSSVASTGSQQASGAYADGGVRMEEIVEGTVGALHILARESHNRVIIRSQNVIPIFVQLLFNEIENIQRVAAGVLCELAADKEGAEMIEQEGATAPLTELLHSRNEGVATYAAAVLFRMSEDKPQEYKKRLSMELTNSLLREDTNLWNNADFGMGPDLQVMTRYQ, from the exons ATGAGTTATCAAATGTCATCGAATCAATCTAGACCAA TGTCTCACGGAAATTATCAAGGTTTGGGTGATTTACCCATGGGTTCTGCCAAAGAACAAACTTTAATGTGGCAACAAAACTCTTATCTGGGTGACTCCGGAATTCATTCTGGTGCCGTCACCCAAGCACCATCTTTATCGGGCAAAGAAGACGATGAGATGGAAGGTGATCAATTGATGTTTGATTTGGATCAGGGATTTGCTCAAGGTTTTACGCAAGATCAAGTCGATGAAATGAACCAACAATTGAATCATACAAGATCTCAGCGTGTTCGGGCGGCAATGTTTCCAGAGACATTGGAAGAAGGTATAGAGATTCCCTCCACTCAGTACGATCCAGCTCAACCTACCGCTGTTCAAAGATTGGCAGAACCAAGTCAAATGTTGAAGCACGCAGTTgtcaatttgataaattatcagGATGACGCAGATCTTGCAACGCGCGCGATACCGGAATTAATAAAGTTGTTAAACGACGAGGATCAAGTCGTTGTGTCTAAGGCAGCGATGGTAGTCCATCAACTTTCCAAGAAGGAAGCTTCTCGCCACGCCATAATGAATAGCTCGCAAATGGTGGCTGCCCTGGTCCGTGCCATTTCAAACAGTGACGACCTCGAATCGACGAAGGCAGCGGTCGGCACGTTGCACAATTTGTCTCATCACAGGCAAGGTCTGCTGGCTATTTTCAAGAGCGGCGGTATACCAGCTCTCGTGAAGCTTTTGAGTTCTCCGATGGAATCGGTCCTCTTTTACGCGATCACGACACTGCATAATTTACTCTTGCATCAGGATGGTTCTAAAATGGCTGTACGACTCGCAGGAGGGTTACAAAAGATGGTTGCCCTGCTTCAACGGGACAACGTGAAATTCTTAGCCATAGTAACCGATTGCTTGCAAATTCTTGCGTACGGTAATCAAGAGAgcaaattaatcatattagcTTCCCAAGGGCCGATAGAACTGGTACGCATTATGCGTTCCTACGATTACGAGAAGCTTCTATGGACGACATCGAGAGCATTGAAAGTGTTGTCCGTTTGCCTTAGTAATAAACCGGTGATAGTCGAGGCTGGTGGCATGCAAGCGCTTGCCATGCATCTCGGTAATCCGAGTCAAAGGCTCGTCCAAAATTGTTTGTGGACGTTACGAAATTTATCGGACGCTGGCACCAAGGTCGACGGATTGGAGGGTTTATTACAAAGTCTTGTACAAGTTCTTAGCTCTACCGACGTGAATGTCGTCACATGTGCCGCTGGTATTTTGTCTAACCTGACTTGCAATAATCAACGTAACAAAGTAACGGTATGTCAAGTGGGAGGTGTTGACGCTCTTGTGCGTACGATCATCTATGCTGATAGCCGGGAGGAGATCAGCGAGCCAGCGGTATGCGCGCTCCGTCACTTAACGTCACGCCACGTGGAGGCAGAAATGGCACAGAATTCTGTCCGCCTAAATTATGGAATTCAGGTTATAGTAAAACTTTTACACCCGCCTTCGCGTTGGCCGTTGGTTAAAGCGGTGATAGGATTAATTCGCAATCTGGCGCTTTGCCCCGCGAATCACGGCCCGCTGCGCGATCACGGCGCGATCCATCATCTGGTCAGGCTTCTGATGCGCGCTTTCCCCGAAACGCAACGG CAGCAACGCTCGTCCGTGGCAAGCACCGGAAGCCAGCAAGCGTCAGGCGCGTACGCAGACGGTGGTGTACGAATGGAGGAGATAGTGGAGGGTACTGTGGGCGCGCTTCATATCCTCGCAAGGGAATCTCACAATAGGGTCATAATTAGATCTCAGAACGTGATTCCGATTTTCGTACAG TTATTGTTCAACGAGATTGAGAATATTCAACGTGTCGCTGCAGGCGTGCTCTGCGAGCTCGCCGCGGATAAGGAAGGTGCCGAAATGATCGAGCAAGAAGGTGCTACAGCTCCTTTAACAGAACTGCTTCACTCAAGGAACGAAGGTGTCGCGACATACGCGGCAGCTGTCCTGTTCCGCATGAGCGAGGATAAACCACAGGAATACAAGAAACGGCTGTCCATGGAACTTACCAATTCTTTGTTGCGCGAAGATACGAATCTTTGGAATAACGCTGACTTTGGGATGGGTCCAGATCTACAG GTTATGACCAGATACCAGTAG
- the arm gene encoding armadillo segment polarity protein, translated as MSYQMSSNQSRPMSHGNYQGLGDLPMGSAKEQTLMWQQNSYLGDSGIHSGAVTQAPSLSGKEDDEMEGDQLMFDLDQGFAQGFTQDQVDEMNQQLNHTRSQRVRAAMFPETLEEGIEIPSTQYDPAQPTAVQRLAEPSQMLKHAVVNLINYQDDADLATRAIPELIKLLNDEDQVVVSKAAMVVHQLSKKEASRHAIMNSSQMVAALVRAISNSDDLESTKAAVGTLHNLSHHRQGLLAIFKSGGIPALVKLLSSPMESVLFYAITTLHNLLLHQDGSKMAVRLAGGLQKMVALLQRDNVKFLAIVTDCLQILAYGNQESKLIILASQGPIELVRIMRSYDYEKLLWTTSRALKVLSVCLSNKPVIVEAGGMQALAMHLGNPSQRLVQNCLWTLRNLSDAGTKVDGLEGLLQSLVQVLSSTDVNVVTCAAGILSNLTCNNQRNKVTVCQVGGVDALVRTIIYADSREEISEPAVCALRHLTSRHVEAEMAQNSVRLNYGIQVIVKLLHPPSRWPLVKAVIGLIRNLALCPANHGPLRDHGAIHHLVRLLMRAFPETQRQRSSVASTGSQQASGAYADGGVRMEEIVEGTVGALHILARESHNRVIIRSQNVIPIFVQLLFNEIENIQRVAAGVLCELAADKEGAEMIEQEGATAPLTELLHSRNEGVATYAAAVLFRMSEDKPQEYKKRLSMELTNSLLREDTNLWNNADFGMGPDLQDMLGPDQGYDGMYGQGPPSVHSSHGGRGYQPQGYDQIPVDSMQGLEIGGGSTYGAMDTMDVAHEGDLSFDHLGELPAPPQDNNQVAAWYDTDL; from the exons ATGAGTTATCAAATGTCATCGAATCAATCTAGACCAA TGTCTCACGGAAATTATCAAGGTTTGGGTGATTTACCCATGGGTTCTGCCAAAGAACAAACTTTAATGTGGCAACAAAACTCTTATCTGGGTGACTCCGGAATTCATTCTGGTGCCGTCACCCAAGCACCATCTTTATCGGGCAAAGAAGACGATGAGATGGAAGGTGATCAATTGATGTTTGATTTGGATCAGGGATTTGCTCAAGGTTTTACGCAAGATCAAGTCGATGAAATGAACCAACAATTGAATCATACAAGATCTCAGCGTGTTCGGGCGGCAATGTTTCCAGAGACATTGGAAGAAGGTATAGAGATTCCCTCCACTCAGTACGATCCAGCTCAACCTACCGCTGTTCAAAGATTGGCAGAACCAAGTCAAATGTTGAAGCACGCAGTTgtcaatttgataaattatcagGATGACGCAGATCTTGCAACGCGCGCGATACCGGAATTAATAAAGTTGTTAAACGACGAGGATCAAGTCGTTGTGTCTAAGGCAGCGATGGTAGTCCATCAACTTTCCAAGAAGGAAGCTTCTCGCCACGCCATAATGAATAGCTCGCAAATGGTGGCTGCCCTGGTCCGTGCCATTTCAAACAGTGACGACCTCGAATCGACGAAGGCAGCGGTCGGCACGTTGCACAATTTGTCTCATCACAGGCAAGGTCTGCTGGCTATTTTCAAGAGCGGCGGTATACCAGCTCTCGTGAAGCTTTTGAGTTCTCCGATGGAATCGGTCCTCTTTTACGCGATCACGACACTGCATAATTTACTCTTGCATCAGGATGGTTCTAAAATGGCTGTACGACTCGCAGGAGGGTTACAAAAGATGGTTGCCCTGCTTCAACGGGACAACGTGAAATTCTTAGCCATAGTAACCGATTGCTTGCAAATTCTTGCGTACGGTAATCAAGAGAgcaaattaatcatattagcTTCCCAAGGGCCGATAGAACTGGTACGCATTATGCGTTCCTACGATTACGAGAAGCTTCTATGGACGACATCGAGAGCATTGAAAGTGTTGTCCGTTTGCCTTAGTAATAAACCGGTGATAGTCGAGGCTGGTGGCATGCAAGCGCTTGCCATGCATCTCGGTAATCCGAGTCAAAGGCTCGTCCAAAATTGTTTGTGGACGTTACGAAATTTATCGGACGCTGGCACCAAGGTCGACGGATTGGAGGGTTTATTACAAAGTCTTGTACAAGTTCTTAGCTCTACCGACGTGAATGTCGTCACATGTGCCGCTGGTATTTTGTCTAACCTGACTTGCAATAATCAACGTAACAAAGTAACGGTATGTCAAGTGGGAGGTGTTGACGCTCTTGTGCGTACGATCATCTATGCTGATAGCCGGGAGGAGATCAGCGAGCCAGCGGTATGCGCGCTCCGTCACTTAACGTCACGCCACGTGGAGGCAGAAATGGCACAGAATTCTGTCCGCCTAAATTATGGAATTCAGGTTATAGTAAAACTTTTACACCCGCCTTCGCGTTGGCCGTTGGTTAAAGCGGTGATAGGATTAATTCGCAATCTGGCGCTTTGCCCCGCGAATCACGGCCCGCTGCGCGATCACGGCGCGATCCATCATCTGGTCAGGCTTCTGATGCGCGCTTTCCCCGAAACGCAACGG CAACGCTCGTCCGTGGCAAGCACCGGAAGCCAGCAAGCGTCAGGCGCGTACGCAGACGGTGGTGTACGAATGGAGGAGATAGTGGAGGGTACTGTGGGCGCGCTTCATATCCTCGCAAGGGAATCTCACAATAGGGTCATAATTAGATCTCAGAACGTGATTCCGATTTTCGTACAG TTATTGTTCAACGAGATTGAGAATATTCAACGTGTCGCTGCAGGCGTGCTCTGCGAGCTCGCCGCGGATAAGGAAGGTGCCGAAATGATCGAGCAAGAAGGTGCTACAGCTCCTTTAACAGAACTGCTTCACTCAAGGAACGAAGGTGTCGCGACATACGCGGCAGCTGTCCTGTTCCGCATGAGCGAGGATAAACCACAGGAATACAAGAAACGGCTGTCCATGGAACTTACCAATTCTTTGTTGCGCGAAGATACGAATCTTTGGAATAACGCTGACTTTGGGATGGGTCCAGATCTACAG GACATGCTTGGCCCTGATCAAGGCTATGATGGTATGTATGGACAAGGACCCCCTAGCGTACACAGCAGCCATGGAGGCCGAGGGTATCAACCGCAAG GTTATGACCAGATACCAGTAGATTCGATGCAAGGGTTGGAAATAGGTGGAGGGTCGACGTATGGCGCGATGGACACTATGGACGTGGCGCACGAGGGTGACCTGAGTTTCGATCATTTAGGAGAGCTTCCTGCACCGCCACAAGATAATAACCAGGTTGCAGCTTGGTACGACACCGATCTCTGA
- the arm gene encoding armadillo segment polarity protein isoform X1 has translation MSYQMSSNQSRPMSHGNYQGLGDLPMGSAKEQTLMWQQNSYLGDSGIHSGAVTQAPSLSGKEDDEMEGDQLMFDLDQGFAQGFTQDQVDEMNQQLNHTRSQRVRAAMFPETLEEGIEIPSTQYDPAQPTAVQRLAEPSQMLKHAVVNLINYQDDADLATRAIPELIKLLNDEDQVVVSKAAMVVHQLSKKEASRHAIMNSSQMVAALVRAISNSDDLESTKAAVGTLHNLSHHRQGLLAIFKSGGIPALVKLLSSPMESVLFYAITTLHNLLLHQDGSKMAVRLAGGLQKMVALLQRDNVKFLAIVTDCLQILAYGNQESKLIILASQGPIELVRIMRSYDYEKLLWTTSRALKVLSVCLSNKPVIVEAGGMQALAMHLGNPSQRLVQNCLWTLRNLSDAGTKVDGLEGLLQSLVQVLSSTDVNVVTCAAGILSNLTCNNQRNKVTVCQVGGVDALVRTIIYADSREEISEPAVCALRHLTSRHVEAEMAQNSVRLNYGIQVIVKLLHPPSRWPLVKAVIGLIRNLALCPANHGPLRDHGAIHHLVRLLMRAFPETQRQQRSSVASTGSQQASGAYADGGVRMEEIVEGTVGALHILARESHNRVIIRSQNVIPIFVQLLFNEIENIQRVAAGVLCELAADKEGAEMIEQEGATAPLTELLHSRNEGVATYAAAVLFRMSEDKPQEYKKRLSMELTNSLLREDTNLWNNADFGMGPDLQDMLGPDQGYDGMYGQGPPSVHSSHGGRGYQPQGYDQIPVDSMQGLEIGGGSTYGAMDTMDVAHEGDLSFDHLGELPAPPQDNNQVAAWYDTDL, from the exons ATGAGTTATCAAATGTCATCGAATCAATCTAGACCAA TGTCTCACGGAAATTATCAAGGTTTGGGTGATTTACCCATGGGTTCTGCCAAAGAACAAACTTTAATGTGGCAACAAAACTCTTATCTGGGTGACTCCGGAATTCATTCTGGTGCCGTCACCCAAGCACCATCTTTATCGGGCAAAGAAGACGATGAGATGGAAGGTGATCAATTGATGTTTGATTTGGATCAGGGATTTGCTCAAGGTTTTACGCAAGATCAAGTCGATGAAATGAACCAACAATTGAATCATACAAGATCTCAGCGTGTTCGGGCGGCAATGTTTCCAGAGACATTGGAAGAAGGTATAGAGATTCCCTCCACTCAGTACGATCCAGCTCAACCTACCGCTGTTCAAAGATTGGCAGAACCAAGTCAAATGTTGAAGCACGCAGTTgtcaatttgataaattatcagGATGACGCAGATCTTGCAACGCGCGCGATACCGGAATTAATAAAGTTGTTAAACGACGAGGATCAAGTCGTTGTGTCTAAGGCAGCGATGGTAGTCCATCAACTTTCCAAGAAGGAAGCTTCTCGCCACGCCATAATGAATAGCTCGCAAATGGTGGCTGCCCTGGTCCGTGCCATTTCAAACAGTGACGACCTCGAATCGACGAAGGCAGCGGTCGGCACGTTGCACAATTTGTCTCATCACAGGCAAGGTCTGCTGGCTATTTTCAAGAGCGGCGGTATACCAGCTCTCGTGAAGCTTTTGAGTTCTCCGATGGAATCGGTCCTCTTTTACGCGATCACGACACTGCATAATTTACTCTTGCATCAGGATGGTTCTAAAATGGCTGTACGACTCGCAGGAGGGTTACAAAAGATGGTTGCCCTGCTTCAACGGGACAACGTGAAATTCTTAGCCATAGTAACCGATTGCTTGCAAATTCTTGCGTACGGTAATCAAGAGAgcaaattaatcatattagcTTCCCAAGGGCCGATAGAACTGGTACGCATTATGCGTTCCTACGATTACGAGAAGCTTCTATGGACGACATCGAGAGCATTGAAAGTGTTGTCCGTTTGCCTTAGTAATAAACCGGTGATAGTCGAGGCTGGTGGCATGCAAGCGCTTGCCATGCATCTCGGTAATCCGAGTCAAAGGCTCGTCCAAAATTGTTTGTGGACGTTACGAAATTTATCGGACGCTGGCACCAAGGTCGACGGATTGGAGGGTTTATTACAAAGTCTTGTACAAGTTCTTAGCTCTACCGACGTGAATGTCGTCACATGTGCCGCTGGTATTTTGTCTAACCTGACTTGCAATAATCAACGTAACAAAGTAACGGTATGTCAAGTGGGAGGTGTTGACGCTCTTGTGCGTACGATCATCTATGCTGATAGCCGGGAGGAGATCAGCGAGCCAGCGGTATGCGCGCTCCGTCACTTAACGTCACGCCACGTGGAGGCAGAAATGGCACAGAATTCTGTCCGCCTAAATTATGGAATTCAGGTTATAGTAAAACTTTTACACCCGCCTTCGCGTTGGCCGTTGGTTAAAGCGGTGATAGGATTAATTCGCAATCTGGCGCTTTGCCCCGCGAATCACGGCCCGCTGCGCGATCACGGCGCGATCCATCATCTGGTCAGGCTTCTGATGCGCGCTTTCCCCGAAACGCAACGG CAGCAACGCTCGTCCGTGGCAAGCACCGGAAGCCAGCAAGCGTCAGGCGCGTACGCAGACGGTGGTGTACGAATGGAGGAGATAGTGGAGGGTACTGTGGGCGCGCTTCATATCCTCGCAAGGGAATCTCACAATAGGGTCATAATTAGATCTCAGAACGTGATTCCGATTTTCGTACAG TTATTGTTCAACGAGATTGAGAATATTCAACGTGTCGCTGCAGGCGTGCTCTGCGAGCTCGCCGCGGATAAGGAAGGTGCCGAAATGATCGAGCAAGAAGGTGCTACAGCTCCTTTAACAGAACTGCTTCACTCAAGGAACGAAGGTGTCGCGACATACGCGGCAGCTGTCCTGTTCCGCATGAGCGAGGATAAACCACAGGAATACAAGAAACGGCTGTCCATGGAACTTACCAATTCTTTGTTGCGCGAAGATACGAATCTTTGGAATAACGCTGACTTTGGGATGGGTCCAGATCTACAG GACATGCTTGGCCCTGATCAAGGCTATGATGGTATGTATGGACAAGGACCCCCTAGCGTACACAGCAGCCATGGAGGCCGAGGGTATCAACCGCAAG GTTATGACCAGATACCAGTAGATTCGATGCAAGGGTTGGAAATAGGTGGAGGGTCGACGTATGGCGCGATGGACACTATGGACGTGGCGCACGAGGGTGACCTGAGTTTCGATCATTTAGGAGAGCTTCCTGCACCGCCACAAGATAATAACCAGGTTGCAGCTTGGTACGACACCGATCTCTGA